One window of the Xiphophorus hellerii strain 12219 chromosome 15, Xiphophorus_hellerii-4.1, whole genome shotgun sequence genome contains the following:
- the cnr1 gene encoding cannabinoid receptor 1, which produces MKSVLDGVADTTFRTITSGLQYLGSNDANYDDPINDLNLKGSLSMQKPLSAFRSKVPADEELILKGIPFFPTNATDLFGNRTTFRDETNNIQCGENFMDMECFMILTPSQQLAVAVMSLTLGTFTVLENLVVLCIILQSRTLRCRPSYHFIGSLAVADLLGSVIFVYSFLDFHVFHRKDSPNVFLFKLGGVTASFTASVGSLFLTAIDRYISIHRPLAYRRIVTRTKAVIAFSVMWTLSIIIAVLPLLGWNCKRLNSVCSDIFPLIDENYLMFWIFLTSVLVIFIIYAYIYILWKAHHHAVRMLSRASQKSLVIYSADGTKVQTTRPDQARMDIRLAKTLVLILVVLVICWGPLLAIMVYDLFWKMDDDIKTVFAFCSMLCLLNSTVNPIIYALRSKDLRRAFLSSCNLCRSSSQQLDNSLESDCQNRNANISANRAAESCVKTTVKIAKVTMSVSTETSAEAV; this is translated from the coding sequence ATGAAATCTGTGCTCGATGGGGTGGCAGACACCACCTTCCGGACTATTACATCTGGGTTGCAGTATCTAGGCTCCAACGACGCCAACTATGATGACCCCATCAATGACTTGAACTTAAAGGGCAGCTTGTCCATGCAGAAGCCCCTGTCTGCTTTTCGCAGCAAGGTACCTGCAGATGAAGAGCTTATCCTCAAGGGCATCCCCTTCTTCCCCACCAATGCCACAGACTTGTTTGGCAACAGGACCACATTTAGAGATGAGACTAATAATATACAATGTGGCGAGAACTTTATGGACATGGAGTGTTTCATGATCCTGACTCCCAGCCAGCAGCTAGCTGTGGCTGTGATGTCTCTGACTTTGGGTACTTTTACAGTGCTGGAGAACCTGGTGGTGCTCTGCATCATTCTGCAGTCCCGCACCCTGCGCTGCCGCCCGTCCTACCACTTCATTGGCAGCCTTGCAGTGGCTGACCTCCTGGGCAGCGTCATCTTTGTCTACAGCTTTTTGGACTTCCATGTTTTCCACAGGAAGGACAGCCCCAATGTGTTTCTCTTCAAGCTGGGTGGAGTCACTGCATCATTCACGGCATCAGTCGGGAGCCTCTTCCTCACTGCTATCGACCGCTACATCTCCATACACCGGCCACTTGCCTACAGGCGCATTGTAACTCGAACCAAGGCTGTCATAGCCTTCAGTGTGATGTGGACACTCTCGATCATCATCGCAGTGCTACCTCTGCTTGGCTGGAACTGTAAACGTCTCAACTCAGTCTGCTCAGACATATTCCCCCTGATTGATGAGAACTACCTGATGTTCTGGATCTTCCTGACCAGTGTCTTGGTTATTTTCATCATCTACGCCTATATATACATCCTGTGGAAGGCACACCACCACGCTGTGCGCATGCTAAGTCGCGCCTCCCAGAAGAGTCTTGTTATCTATTCAGCAGATGGGACTAAAGTGCAGACTACACGCCCTGATCAGGCACGCATGGACATCCGTTTAGCCAAGACCCTGGTGCTCATCCTGGTGGTGCTGGTAATCTGCTGGGGTCCCTTGCTTGCCATCATGGTGTACGACCTCTTCTGGAAGATGGACGATGACATCAAGACAGTGTTTGCATTCTGCAGcatgctctgtcttctcaacTCCACCGTTAACCCCATCATCTACGCCTTGAGGAGCAAGGACCTGCGGCGTGCCTTCCTCAGCTCCTGCAACCTCTGCCGGAGCAGTTCCCAGCAGCTGGACAATAGCCTCGAGTCGGACTGCCAGAACAGAAATGCCAACATTTCTGCCAACAGGGCTGCAGAGAGTTGCGTGAAGACCACTGTGAAAATAGCCAAAGTAACAATGTCTGTGTCGACGGAAACATCTGCTGAAGCTGTCTAa